In a single window of the Saccharothrix australiensis genome:
- a CDS encoding DUF4233 domain-containing protein, giving the protein MKSFRGIMAGTLILEVIVVALALPVVAKLGDGIGTGTGYLVLGLIVALIGTCALLKRPWAVWVIAAVHVVMIASWVALTALGVIGVLFTLVWCYLLWLRRDVARRMAEGRLPSQQT; this is encoded by the coding sequence ATGAAGTCGTTCCGGGGCATCATGGCCGGGACGCTCATCCTGGAGGTGATCGTCGTCGCGCTGGCGCTGCCGGTGGTGGCCAAGCTCGGCGACGGCATCGGCACGGGCACCGGGTACCTGGTGCTGGGGCTGATCGTGGCGCTGATCGGGACGTGCGCGCTGCTCAAGCGCCCGTGGGCGGTGTGGGTGATCGCCGCCGTGCACGTGGTGATGATCGCCTCGTGGGTGGCGTTGACGGCGCTGGGCGTCATCGGGGTGCTGTTCACCCTGGTGTGGTGCTACCTGCTGTGGTTGCGCCGCGACGTGGCCCGACGCATGGCCGAGGGCCGGTTGCCCAGCCAGCAGACCTAG
- a CDS encoding FdhF/YdeP family oxidoreductase: protein MSVMSKPPEQDIDESRIDVTEPKRWAAGIPGVAVSLQRGVEQMGAARTVTTLRLLNQREGFDCPGCAWPEPQGHRKLAEFCENGAKAVAEEATLRRVGPEFFAAHPVAELAGKTDYWLGQQGRLTEPVVLREGGTHYEPISWGDAFSLVAGKLAGLAHPDEAVFYTSGRTSNEAAFLYQLLVRSFGTNNLPDCSNMCHESSGAALSETTGIGKGSVGIDDFPRADLIVVVGQNPGTNHPRMLSALEEAKKAGARIVAVNPLPEAGLLRFKNPQNAKGLVGGGTRLADEFLQIRLGGDQALFQAVGNLLLSWDAVDTGFVDGYTAGFAEYAAHVRELDWADVDAATGLPRAQVERFARLLAGSERTIFCWAMGLTQHRHSVPTIREIANVALLRGMIGKPGAGLCPVRGHSNVQGDRTMGIWERMPEQFMAALEAEFGITVPREHGFDTVASIRAMRDGRAKVFFAMGGNFVAATPDTAVTERAVRSCELTVQVSTKLNRSHVVHGRTALILPTLGRTEVDLQHGGEQFVTVEDSMSVVHRSRGRLAPASPRLLSEVSIVCRLARALLGPEHPVPWEEFEKDYDLIRDRISRVVPGCADYNERVRRPDGFVLPHAPRDAREFTGTRTGKANFAAHELTVPHVPPGRLLLQTLRSHDQYNTTIYGLDDRYRGVKNGRRVVFVSPADLDELNLLDGQHVDLVSEWPEDPTGVVERRAERFRVVSYPTAKGCAAAYFPEANSLVPLDSTAEVSGTPTSKSIVVRLERAAG from the coding sequence ATGTCGGTCATGAGCAAGCCACCCGAGCAGGACATCGACGAGTCCCGGATCGACGTGACCGAGCCCAAGCGGTGGGCGGCGGGCATCCCCGGCGTGGCCGTGTCGCTCCAACGCGGCGTGGAGCAGATGGGCGCGGCCCGCACCGTGACCACGTTGCGGCTGCTCAACCAGCGCGAGGGGTTCGACTGCCCCGGCTGCGCGTGGCCGGAGCCGCAGGGGCACCGCAAGCTCGCCGAGTTCTGCGAGAACGGCGCGAAGGCGGTCGCCGAGGAGGCCACGCTGCGCCGGGTCGGGCCGGAGTTCTTCGCCGCGCACCCCGTCGCCGAGCTGGCCGGGAAGACCGACTACTGGCTGGGGCAGCAGGGCAGGCTGACCGAGCCGGTGGTGCTGCGCGAGGGCGGCACGCACTACGAGCCGATCTCGTGGGGCGACGCGTTCTCGCTCGTCGCCGGGAAGCTCGCCGGTCTGGCCCACCCCGACGAGGCCGTCTTCTACACCTCGGGCCGCACCAGCAACGAGGCCGCGTTCCTCTACCAGCTGCTGGTGCGCTCGTTCGGGACGAACAACCTGCCGGACTGCTCGAACATGTGCCACGAGTCCTCCGGCGCGGCGCTGTCCGAGACCACCGGCATCGGCAAGGGCTCGGTCGGCATCGACGACTTCCCGCGCGCCGACCTGATCGTGGTGGTGGGCCAGAACCCCGGCACCAACCACCCCCGGATGCTGTCCGCGCTGGAGGAGGCCAAGAAGGCGGGCGCGCGGATCGTCGCGGTGAACCCGCTGCCGGAAGCCGGCCTGCTGCGGTTCAAGAACCCGCAGAACGCCAAGGGCCTGGTCGGCGGAGGCACCCGGCTGGCGGACGAGTTCCTCCAGATCCGGCTGGGCGGCGACCAGGCGCTGTTCCAGGCGGTGGGCAACCTGCTGCTGTCGTGGGACGCGGTGGACACCGGGTTCGTCGACGGGTACACCGCCGGGTTCGCCGAGTACGCCGCGCACGTGCGCGAGCTGGACTGGGCCGACGTGGACGCCGCGACCGGCCTGCCGCGCGCGCAGGTGGAGCGGTTCGCCCGGCTGCTGGCCGGGTCGGAACGCACCATCTTCTGCTGGGCGATGGGGCTGACCCAGCACCGGCACTCCGTGCCGACCATCCGCGAGATCGCGAACGTGGCGCTGCTGCGCGGCATGATCGGCAAGCCGGGCGCGGGGCTGTGCCCGGTGCGCGGCCACTCCAACGTGCAGGGCGACCGCACGATGGGCATCTGGGAGCGGATGCCGGAGCAGTTCATGGCTGCGCTGGAGGCGGAGTTCGGCATCACCGTCCCGCGCGAGCACGGCTTCGACACGGTGGCCTCGATCCGGGCCATGCGGGACGGCCGCGCCAAGGTGTTCTTCGCGATGGGCGGCAACTTCGTCGCGGCCACGCCGGACACGGCGGTGACCGAGCGGGCCGTGCGGTCGTGCGAGCTGACCGTGCAGGTGTCCACCAAGCTGAACCGGTCGCACGTGGTGCACGGGCGGACGGCGCTGATCCTGCCGACCCTGGGGCGCACCGAGGTGGACCTCCAGCACGGCGGCGAGCAGTTCGTGACGGTCGAGGACTCGATGTCGGTGGTGCACCGCTCGCGCGGCAGGCTGGCGCCGGCGAGCCCCCGGCTGCTGTCCGAGGTGTCGATCGTGTGCCGGCTCGCGCGGGCACTGCTCGGCCCGGAGCACCCCGTGCCGTGGGAGGAGTTCGAGAAGGACTACGACCTGATCCGCGACCGGATCTCCCGCGTCGTGCCGGGCTGCGCCGACTACAACGAGCGGGTGCGCCGCCCGGACGGGTTCGTGCTGCCGCACGCGCCCCGCGACGCCCGCGAGTTCACCGGGACGCGCACCGGCAAGGCGAACTTCGCCGCGCACGAGCTGACCGTGCCGCACGTGCCGCCCGGCCGGCTGCTGCTGCAGACCCTGCGCAGCCACGACCAGTACAACACCACGATCTACGGCCTGGACGACCGGTACCGCGGCGTGAAGAACGGCCGGCGGGTGGTGTTCGTGAGCCCGGCCGACCTCGACGAGCTGAACCTGCTCGACGGGCAGCACGTGGACCTGGTCAGCGAGTGGCCGGAGGACCCGACGGGCGTGGTGGAGCGGCGGGCCGAGCGGTTCCGGGTGGTGTCGTACCCGACGGCGAAGGGCTGCGCGGCGGCGTACTTCCCGGAGGCGAACTCGTTGGTGCCGCTGGACTCCACGGCGGAGGTCTCCGGCACGCCGACCTCGAAGTCGATCGTGGTGCGGCTGGAGCGGGCGGCCGGCTGA
- a CDS encoding type VII secretion target, with the protein MDGYDVLPDELRAHAVRLEALAERLGEAVHAARTVSMADGAYGQLCQFLPSVMRGIEDQASEALTAGTKGMADIATQVKYTADEYEQREDDAAVTFGSLR; encoded by the coding sequence GTGGACGGATACGACGTTCTGCCCGATGAACTGCGCGCGCATGCCGTCAGGCTCGAGGCACTGGCCGAACGGCTGGGTGAGGCGGTGCACGCCGCCCGCACGGTCAGCATGGCCGACGGCGCCTACGGACAGTTGTGCCAGTTCCTGCCCTCGGTCATGCGCGGCATCGAGGATCAGGCCAGTGAGGCGTTGACCGCCGGTACCAAGGGAATGGCCGACATCGCCACCCAGGTGAAGTACACGGCCGATGAGTACGAGCAGCGTGAGGACGACGCGGCCGTCACCTTCGGGAGCTTGCGGTGA
- a CDS encoding WXG100 family type VII secretion target: MTDTNPLIAPVQDSTRWYSGIGIAESAADLKSGIESGNWIDIGMGVAGVGLEALSMVVDPLGSLLSAGVSWLIEHVKPLSDALDWLAGNADLVASHAATWKNVAKAVAEVRDDYTRDVANDTAGWQGQAGDAYRAAAGNTAEVLGGASTAADGFGSAVEMAGVVVAVVREVVRDLIADLVGRLIAWALEVAFTLGLATPVVVAQASAAVARWGVKIGDILKKLVRTIGKLVPLLRKLGDVFGKVRKVLDDLKAPARSGDELPRPGQTGGARPVDDGSLRAYDRIDRWSENAYQSIRGSDDIDDVAGHVADVPRVGGGTGFSRAEIEQIKNHVFEDLHPLEGVDGGTVMARFDPNPDMAEAWLRLRSGRAQPSDIALLEHELAEARYWQQNPNASYRDAHAAANDVSRWETQIPPASDEDYSKPWR; encoded by the coding sequence GTGACCGACACCAATCCCCTCATCGCGCCGGTCCAGGACAGCACGCGGTGGTACTCCGGCATCGGGATCGCCGAGTCCGCCGCCGACCTCAAGTCCGGCATCGAGAGCGGCAACTGGATCGACATCGGCATGGGTGTCGCGGGTGTCGGGCTTGAGGCGCTGAGCATGGTCGTCGACCCGCTGGGCTCGCTGCTGTCGGCCGGAGTCTCGTGGCTGATCGAGCACGTCAAGCCGTTGTCCGACGCGTTGGACTGGCTCGCGGGCAACGCCGACCTCGTCGCCTCGCACGCGGCTACGTGGAAGAACGTCGCCAAGGCCGTGGCCGAAGTCCGTGACGACTACACGCGCGACGTCGCCAACGACACCGCGGGATGGCAGGGGCAGGCGGGGGATGCCTACCGGGCCGCCGCCGGGAACACCGCCGAGGTGTTGGGTGGCGCGTCCACCGCCGCCGACGGGTTCGGCTCGGCCGTGGAGATGGCGGGCGTCGTGGTCGCCGTGGTCCGGGAGGTCGTGCGGGACCTGATCGCCGACCTCGTCGGACGGTTGATCGCCTGGGCGCTGGAGGTGGCATTCACGCTCGGTCTGGCCACACCTGTCGTGGTCGCGCAGGCGTCCGCGGCTGTCGCGCGCTGGGGCGTGAAGATCGGCGACATCCTCAAGAAGCTGGTGCGCACGATCGGCAAGCTCGTCCCGCTGCTGCGCAAACTCGGCGACGTGTTCGGCAAGGTCCGCAAGGTGCTGGACGACCTCAAGGCCCCGGCGCGATCGGGCGATGAACTCCCACGCCCCGGCCAGACCGGCGGCGCGCGACCGGTGGACGACGGGTCCTTGCGCGCCTACGACCGCATCGACCGCTGGTCGGAGAACGCGTACCAATCGATCCGCGGGTCCGATGACATCGACGACGTCGCGGGCCATGTCGCTGATGTGCCGCGGGTCGGGGGCGGCACCGGGTTCAGCCGAGCCGAGATCGAGCAGATCAAGAACCACGTGTTCGAGGACCTGCACCCGCTTGAAGGCGTCGACGGGGGCACGGTCATGGCCCGCTTCGACCCGAACCCGGACATGGCGGAGGCGTGGCTGAGGCTGCGATCGGGACGCGCGCAGCCCTCGGACATCGCCCTGCTCGAACACGAACTCGCCGAGGCGCGATACTGGCAGCAGAACCCGAACGCCTCGTACCGGGACGCTCACGCGGCGGCCAACGACGTGTCGCGGTGGGAGACCCAGATCCCGCCCGCGTCCGATGAGGACTACAGCAAGCCTTGGAGGTGA
- a CDS encoding YbaB/EbfC family nucleoid-associated protein has protein sequence MTRQSRFLARTLIRWKSSDRLITPMGCGYNRRMAEPRWDGLLNGDPGQAERSIDDWVEGMRSRADRLQALRDEVERIRVTETSSNGAVVVTVDSTGSPVEVRFTDRAVSVRPDDLGPLFMNTLKAARARIAGEVRAATEAQVGDDLPETRRMVVDAYRDRFGDAPPPAPRTPRRDDDDFGDDSYLR, from the coding sequence GTGACCAGGCAATCGCGCTTCCTGGCCAGGACACTCATCCGGTGGAAATCTTCCGATCGCCTGATCACACCGATGGGGTGCGGCTATAACCGACGCATGGCGGAGCCACGTTGGGACGGGCTGCTGAACGGAGATCCGGGGCAGGCCGAGCGCAGCATCGACGACTGGGTCGAGGGAATGCGCAGCCGGGCCGATCGCCTGCAGGCGTTGCGCGACGAGGTGGAGCGGATCCGGGTGACGGAGACCAGCTCCAACGGCGCGGTTGTCGTGACCGTCGACTCCACTGGCTCACCGGTGGAGGTGCGGTTCACCGATCGGGCGGTTTCGGTGCGCCCCGACGACCTCGGTCCGCTGTTCATGAACACCCTGAAGGCCGCTCGCGCGCGGATCGCCGGTGAGGTCCGGGCCGCGACGGAGGCACAGGTGGGCGACGACCTGCCGGAAACCCGTCGGATGGTCGTGGACGCGTACCGCGATCGGTTCGGTGACGCTCCGCCGCCCGCACCACGGACCCCCCGGCGCGATGACGACGACTTCGGCGACGACTCGTACCTGAGGTGA
- a CDS encoding valine--tRNA ligase, with product MTETPTTPQRTELPPAWNPAEVEAGLYERWVERGYFKADAGSDKPPFTIVLPPPNVNGSLHMGHALNHSIMDALSRRRRMQGYEVLWLPGTDHAGIATQTAVERSLAGEGLSRHDLGREEFVERVWRWREEVGGTILGQMRRLGDGVDWDRLRFTMDEGLSRAVQTIFKKLYDDGLIYRAERIINWCPRCRTALSDIEVDHSDDEGELVSIRYGSGENSIVVATTRAETMLGDTAVAVHPEDERYRHLIGTEVEVPLTGRFVPVVADEHVDPEFGTGAVKVTPAHDPNDFEIGRRHDLPALTVLDGRGVITAHGPFEGLDRFEARPAVVAALREQGRIVAEKRPYTHSVGHCSRCDTVVEPRLSLQWWVKVEPLAREAAAAVRDGRTTIHPPELAKRYFDWVDNLNDWCISRQLWWGHRIPVWYGPNDKVMCVGPDDEPPGEGWTQDEDVLDTWFSSGLWPFSTLGWPTPTSDLAKFYPTSVLSTGYDILFFWVVRMMMFGLYAMDGKQPFDHVYLHGLIRDQHGKKMSKSRGNGIDPLDWMDSYGADATRFTLLRGANPGSDLVVAEEWAAGSRNFTTKLWNATRFALGNGATVDRPVPPRAELTDADRWVLDLLDRLVADVDGHFETFQFAKLSEALYHFTWDEFCDWYLELAKVQLAEGGARAEATQAVLGHVLDVLLRLLHPLTPFVTEALWTTLTGGESLVVADWPRARGDAPDEVAATRIEGVKKLVTEIRRFRADQGLKPAQKVAGKVRGACCADLAEQVPAVRSLTRMTEPGEDWTASASLEVGLPAGAVTVELDLSGAIDVAAERKRLAKDLAAAEKERAQCEGKLGNPAFTDKAPAEVVAKIRARLAAAIADVGRIQARLDALPRS from the coding sequence GTGACTGAAACGCCCACCACACCCCAGCGCACCGAACTCCCGCCGGCCTGGAACCCGGCCGAGGTAGAGGCCGGGTTGTACGAGCGGTGGGTGGAGCGCGGGTACTTCAAGGCCGACGCGGGCAGCGACAAGCCGCCGTTCACCATCGTGCTGCCCCCGCCGAACGTCAACGGCAGCCTCCACATGGGCCACGCCCTCAACCACAGCATCATGGACGCGCTCAGCCGCCGCCGGCGGATGCAGGGCTACGAGGTGCTGTGGCTGCCGGGCACCGACCACGCGGGCATCGCGACGCAGACCGCGGTCGAGCGCTCCCTCGCCGGCGAGGGCCTGTCCCGCCACGACCTGGGCCGCGAGGAGTTCGTGGAGCGGGTCTGGCGCTGGCGCGAGGAGGTCGGCGGCACCATCCTCGGCCAGATGCGCCGCCTCGGCGACGGCGTGGACTGGGACCGCCTCCGGTTCACCATGGACGAGGGCCTGTCGCGGGCCGTCCAGACGATCTTCAAGAAGCTGTACGACGACGGCCTCATCTACCGCGCCGAGCGCATCATCAACTGGTGCCCGCGCTGCCGGACGGCGCTGTCGGACATCGAGGTCGACCACTCCGACGACGAGGGCGAGCTGGTCTCCATCCGCTACGGCTCCGGCGAGAACTCCATCGTCGTCGCGACCACCCGCGCGGAGACCATGCTGGGCGACACGGCGGTGGCCGTGCACCCGGAGGACGAGCGGTACCGGCACCTGATCGGCACCGAGGTCGAGGTGCCGCTGACCGGCCGCTTCGTGCCGGTCGTCGCCGACGAGCACGTCGACCCGGAGTTCGGCACGGGCGCGGTGAAGGTCACCCCGGCGCACGACCCGAACGACTTCGAGATCGGCAGGCGGCACGACCTGCCCGCGCTGACCGTGCTGGACGGCCGGGGCGTGATCACCGCGCACGGCCCGTTCGAGGGCCTGGACCGGTTCGAGGCGCGCCCCGCCGTGGTCGCCGCGCTGCGCGAGCAGGGCCGGATCGTCGCCGAGAAGCGGCCCTACACGCACTCCGTCGGCCACTGCTCGCGCTGCGACACGGTCGTCGAGCCGCGCCTGTCGCTCCAGTGGTGGGTCAAGGTCGAGCCGCTGGCCCGCGAGGCCGCGGCGGCGGTGCGCGACGGCCGCACCACGATCCACCCGCCGGAGCTGGCCAAGCGCTACTTCGACTGGGTGGACAACCTCAACGACTGGTGCATCTCGCGCCAGCTGTGGTGGGGCCACCGCATCCCGGTCTGGTACGGGCCGAACGACAAGGTCATGTGCGTCGGCCCGGACGACGAGCCGCCGGGCGAGGGCTGGACGCAGGACGAGGACGTGCTGGACACGTGGTTCTCGTCGGGCCTGTGGCCGTTCTCCACGCTGGGCTGGCCGACGCCGACCAGCGACCTGGCGAAGTTCTACCCGACCAGCGTGCTGTCCACCGGCTACGACATCCTGTTCTTCTGGGTCGTCCGGATGATGATGTTCGGCCTGTACGCGATGGACGGCAAGCAGCCGTTCGACCACGTGTACCTGCACGGCCTGATCCGCGACCAGCACGGCAAGAAGATGTCCAAGTCGCGCGGCAACGGCATCGACCCGCTGGACTGGATGGACTCCTACGGCGCGGACGCCACCCGGTTCACGCTGCTGCGCGGCGCGAACCCCGGCTCGGACCTGGTGGTCGCCGAGGAGTGGGCCGCCGGCTCGCGCAACTTCACCACCAAGCTGTGGAACGCGACCCGGTTCGCGCTGGGCAACGGCGCGACGGTGGACCGCCCGGTGCCGCCGCGCGCCGAGCTGACCGACGCCGACCGCTGGGTCCTCGACCTGCTCGACCGGCTCGTCGCGGACGTCGACGGGCACTTCGAGACCTTCCAGTTCGCCAAGCTGTCCGAGGCGCTCTACCACTTCACGTGGGACGAGTTCTGCGACTGGTACCTGGAGCTGGCCAAGGTCCAGCTGGCCGAGGGCGGTGCGCGGGCCGAGGCGACGCAGGCCGTCCTCGGGCACGTGCTCGACGTGCTGCTGCGCCTCCTGCACCCGTTGACGCCGTTCGTCACCGAGGCGCTGTGGACGACGCTGACCGGCGGCGAGTCGCTGGTCGTCGCGGACTGGCCGCGCGCGCGCGGCGACGCGCCCGACGAGGTGGCGGCGACCCGGATCGAGGGGGTGAAGAAGCTGGTCACGGAGATCCGGCGGTTCCGCGCCGACCAGGGCCTCAAGCCCGCCCAGAAGGTCGCGGGCAAGGTCCGCGGCGCGTGCTGCGCCGACCTGGCCGAGCAGGTGCCCGCCGTGCGGTCGCTGACCCGGATGACCGAACCCGGCGAGGACTGGACGGCGTCGGCGTCGCTGGAGGTCGGCCTGCCCGCGGGCGCGGTGACGGTCGAGCTGGACCTGTCCGGCGCGATCGACGTGGCCGCCGAGCGCAAGCGCCTGGCCAAGGACCTGGCGGCGGCGGAGAAGGAGCGGGCCCAGTGCGAGGGCAAGCTCGGCAACCCCGCCTTCACCGACAAGGCCCCGGCCGAGGTGGTGGCCAAGATCCGGGCCCGGCTCGCGGCGGCGATCGCCGACGTCGGGCGCATCCAGGCCCGCCTCGACGCGTTGCCGCGGTCGTGA
- the folC gene encoding bifunctional tetrahydrofolate synthase/dihydrofolate synthase, whose translation MNAPDPLEELRQVEAELNQRWPETKLDPSVERIKALVELLGDPQTSYPVLHITGTNGKTSTSRMVDALLTRVGLRTGRYTSPHLQLVTERINVDNVPISPSRYVEVYRDIEPLVSIVDSRSEVPLSKFEVLTGMAFAAFADAPVDAAVVEVGMGGRWDATNVADGKIAVITPIGVDHVDYLGSSLEGIATEKAGIIKPGAVALLAEQDPVAERVLLRRVAEVDATVARQGSEFGVLRRDVAVGGQLLRLQGLGGVYDEVFLPLHGAHQAANAALALAAVEAFFGAGADRQLDVEAVREAFAGVASPGRLERVRSAPTVLVDAAHNPHGAQALAKALDEEFAFRKLVAVVGVMDDKDAVGILEALEPVVGEVVLTANSSPRAMDPDLLAGVAIPIFGEDRMVVRPHLDDAIEEAVRLAEEEDEGGLVSGGGVVVTGSVVTAGEARALFGKEPS comes from the coding sequence GTGAACGCGCCCGATCCGCTGGAGGAGCTGCGCCAGGTCGAGGCGGAGCTGAACCAGCGCTGGCCCGAAACCAAGCTCGACCCGAGCGTCGAGCGGATCAAGGCGCTCGTCGAGCTGCTGGGCGACCCGCAGACCTCGTACCCGGTGCTGCACATCACCGGCACGAACGGCAAGACGTCGACGTCCCGCATGGTCGACGCGCTGCTCACGCGCGTCGGCCTGCGCACCGGCCGCTACACCAGCCCGCACCTCCAGCTGGTGACCGAGCGGATCAACGTCGACAACGTGCCGATCAGCCCGTCCCGCTACGTCGAGGTGTACCGCGACATCGAGCCGCTGGTGTCCATCGTGGACAGTCGGAGCGAGGTGCCGCTGAGCAAGTTCGAGGTGCTGACCGGCATGGCGTTCGCGGCGTTCGCGGACGCCCCGGTGGACGCGGCGGTCGTCGAGGTCGGCATGGGCGGCCGGTGGGACGCCACCAACGTCGCGGACGGGAAGATCGCGGTGATCACGCCGATCGGCGTGGACCACGTCGACTACCTCGGCTCGTCGCTGGAGGGCATCGCGACCGAGAAGGCCGGGATCATCAAGCCCGGCGCGGTCGCGCTGCTGGCCGAGCAGGACCCGGTGGCCGAGCGGGTGCTGCTGCGGCGGGTCGCCGAGGTGGACGCCACCGTCGCCCGGCAGGGCTCGGAGTTCGGCGTGCTGCGGCGCGACGTCGCCGTCGGCGGCCAGCTGCTGCGGTTGCAGGGGCTCGGCGGCGTGTACGACGAGGTCTTCCTGCCGCTGCACGGCGCGCACCAGGCCGCGAACGCGGCGCTCGCGCTGGCGGCGGTGGAGGCGTTCTTCGGCGCGGGCGCCGACCGGCAGCTCGACGTGGAGGCGGTGCGGGAGGCGTTCGCCGGCGTGGCGTCGCCGGGCCGGCTGGAGCGCGTGCGGTCCGCGCCGACCGTGCTGGTCGACGCCGCGCACAACCCGCACGGCGCGCAGGCGCTGGCGAAGGCGCTGGACGAGGAGTTCGCGTTCCGCAAGCTCGTCGCGGTGGTCGGCGTGATGGACGACAAGGACGCCGTCGGCATCCTCGAAGCGCTGGAGCCGGTGGTGGGCGAGGTCGTGCTGACCGCCAACTCGTCGCCGCGCGCGATGGACCCGGACCTGCTGGCCGGCGTGGCGATCCCGATCTTCGGCGAGGACCGGATGGTCGTGCGACCGCACCTCGACGACGCGATCGAGGAGGCCGTGCGGCTGGCCGAGGAGGAGGACGAAGGTGGCCTGGTGTCCGGCGGCGGTGTGGTCGTGACCGGGTCCGTGGTGACCGCCGGCGAGGCGCGGGCCCTGTTCGGCAAGGAGCCGTCGTGA
- a CDS encoding exonuclease domain-containing protein encodes MSNREQSWALGSMIALDLETTDTNPHRDRIVTAAVVAITVRVPGARPEVTTRTWLADPGVDIPVEATAIHGISTDHARREGSPAPDVVAEVAGHLAGVWTADTPLCAFNAAFDLTMLDAELRRHHGRGLPLSGPVVDPLCIDRRLRPVSGWQDKRTLADVCAHYRVRLEGAHTSDGDAIAAARLAWAMAKRYPEAVGLLDPRVLHRHQADWYREQENAYAARQERKLGQLIAHGGDRAQVDWLRDRIAGIRARAESWPLLPDTGAGAAHRRVPPGPGASADSYAPC; translated from the coding sequence ATGAGCAACCGCGAGCAGTCGTGGGCGTTAGGGTCCATGATCGCGCTGGACCTGGAGACCACCGACACCAACCCCCACCGGGACCGCATCGTGACCGCCGCGGTGGTCGCCATCACCGTGCGGGTGCCCGGTGCGAGGCCCGAGGTGACCACACGCACCTGGCTGGCGGACCCCGGTGTCGACATCCCCGTCGAGGCGACCGCGATCCACGGCATCAGCACGGACCACGCCCGCCGCGAAGGCAGCCCGGCTCCGGACGTCGTCGCGGAAGTGGCCGGGCACCTGGCCGGGGTGTGGACCGCCGACACGCCGTTGTGCGCGTTCAACGCCGCGTTCGACCTGACCATGCTCGACGCCGAACTGCGTCGCCACCACGGTCGCGGCCTCCCGCTCAGCGGGCCGGTGGTCGATCCGCTGTGCATCGATCGCCGCCTGCGCCCCGTCAGCGGTTGGCAGGACAAGCGCACCCTCGCCGACGTGTGCGCCCACTACCGCGTGCGGTTGGAGGGCGCCCACACCAGTGACGGTGACGCGATCGCCGCGGCCCGCCTGGCCTGGGCGATGGCCAAGCGCTACCCCGAGGCGGTCGGCCTGCTGGACCCGAGGGTGCTGCACCGCCACCAGGCGGACTGGTACCGGGAACAGGAGAACGCCTACGCCGCGCGGCAGGAGCGGAAGCTCGGGCAGCTGATCGCGCACGGCGGCGACCGCGCGCAGGTCGACTGGTTGCGCGACCGCATCGCGGGCATCCGGGCACGCGCCGAGTCCTGGCCGCTGCTGCCGGACACCGGCGCAGGGGCCGCGCACCGCCGGGTGCCGCCCGGTCCCGGCGCATCGGCCGACTCCTACGCGCCCTGTTGA